From Pseudoalteromonas rubra, one genomic window encodes:
- a CDS encoding M48 family metalloprotease: MQLKKLFQASLCTLALSMSIPSQAQSTLKLPDLGTSAVQVLPIDKEQAIGEIMMMQIRSGSKLVQDPVLDEYLSTLGNKLVANANDVRFPFSFFWIDNKDINAFAFYGGHVGVHTGLMAQADSESQFASVLGHEIAHVTQRHLARRIQQAKDNSALTIAGMITGILATVIAPDAGMAILSASSTQSALSQLTHSRKAEQEADRFGMQTLYNAGFDPHASSEFLSKLAAQVRFKNKAPVFLMSHPLPDSRVSDVRLRAQQYEQRYVPRSPQFQLAKSRVIARYQLDSESAQAYFEQALKRSSELDKSALEYGLAITFLDQEMLDKAQTVMDKLLRADPNNLFYLDVYTDLLLAKKDYAGITKLLGEKHQLRPNNQVITLNYANVAIKSEQYELAEQLLKVFLLEKPDHVLARQLLTDTYKKMDAKADYHESQASLLSHYGAFMRAADEIQKALNHVEKEETIRRLRLKALLTQYRDMQKELAKL, encoded by the coding sequence ATGCAGTTAAAAAAGCTGTTTCAGGCATCTCTATGTACCCTGGCTTTGAGTATGTCAATCCCGAGCCAGGCTCAGTCAACACTTAAACTGCCCGACCTGGGCACATCCGCAGTCCAAGTGTTGCCCATAGACAAAGAACAAGCCATCGGCGAAATTATGATGATGCAGATCCGCTCAGGCTCCAAGCTGGTGCAGGATCCGGTGCTCGATGAATATTTATCAACGCTCGGCAATAAGCTAGTTGCCAATGCTAACGATGTACGCTTTCCTTTTTCCTTCTTTTGGATTGATAACAAAGACATTAACGCGTTTGCCTTTTATGGCGGTCACGTTGGCGTACACACGGGCCTGATGGCCCAGGCCGATAGCGAAAGTCAGTTCGCTTCAGTACTGGGCCACGAAATAGCCCACGTAACCCAACGCCACCTGGCACGCAGGATCCAACAAGCTAAGGACAATAGTGCCCTGACCATTGCAGGTATGATCACCGGTATTCTGGCAACTGTGATAGCCCCGGATGCGGGTATGGCCATCCTGTCGGCCAGCTCAACACAATCAGCACTGAGTCAGCTTACTCATAGCCGTAAAGCAGAGCAAGAAGCCGACCGTTTCGGTATGCAGACCTTATACAACGCAGGATTCGATCCACATGCTTCCAGCGAGTTTTTGAGTAAACTGGCAGCTCAGGTACGCTTTAAAAATAAAGCACCAGTGTTTTTAATGTCTCACCCACTGCCCGACTCACGCGTCTCGGACGTCCGTTTGCGCGCTCAACAATACGAGCAACGCTATGTTCCCAGAAGCCCTCAATTTCAATTGGCCAAGAGCCGGGTGATTGCCAGATATCAGCTCGATAGTGAGTCAGCACAGGCGTACTTTGAGCAGGCTCTAAAACGTTCATCTGAACTGGACAAAAGCGCCCTGGAATACGGTCTGGCTATTACTTTCCTGGATCAGGAAATGCTGGATAAAGCCCAAACGGTAATGGACAAATTACTGCGTGCTGACCCCAATAACTTGTTTTATCTGGACGTATACACCGATCTGTTGCTGGCGAAGAAAGATTACGCAGGGATCACTAAGTTACTGGGTGAAAAACATCAACTGAGACCGAATAACCAGGTGATCACTCTAAACTATGCCAATGTTGCAATCAAAAGTGAGCAATATGAGCTGGCTGAGCAGCTACTGAAAGTCTTTTTGCTCGAAAAACCAGATCATGTTTTGGCAAGGCAGCTACTCACTGATACCTATAAAAAGATGGATGCCAAAGCCGATTACCATGAAAGTCAGGCCAGTTTGCTCAGCCATTACGGGGCCTTTATGCGTGCTGCGGATGAAATTCAAAAAGCGCTTAACCACGTAGAAAAGGAAGAAACCATCCGGCGTCTACGTTTAAAAGCACTACTGACGCAATATCGTGATATGCAAAAAGAACTCGCCAAACTTTAA